GATCCGCCGCACCGACAATTTCCCGGCTCGGGCCGCGCCTCTGGCGCGGTCCTCATTCGATCATGAAAAGATCATCCGAGCGCTTCCGCCGCCGAAAAGGGGAGCGGGCATTCATCAGGTTGCGCAGAAATCGACGCCTCTCATGGTCTTCTATGGTCACTGATCGCAGCGACTACGACAGGCGGGGGCAATTTGCCGCCGGTTTCGAGGTCAAACCGCTGCGAGAATCCGCCGAGGAACCGTACAAGTGGTGGTCTCGTTGCACTTATACAACTATTGCGTGCCTTCAGAAGCCATGGAAAGGAAGCCAAGCGTTGCCACTCGACGACCAAACCCGCGCCGACATCCTCACCGGCATTACCAGCGCTGCCCGCGCGCTGAGCGACCTCGATGCCGCGCTGCATGGCCCCGATCTTGCCAATCTGCAGGGCAAGGTGGGCTCAGTGATGGCGACAGAGATCGTGCTGCTGCGCCAACTCGCCGCCAAGCTTTTCAATACCGATCTGCCGCATGATCCGGTCCAAATCACCGAAGCTCTCGCGAAACTCTCCCTCAAAGCCTGATCCCGGCCTGCCGGGGGTGGTGAAGGGTTCCTGATCGGAAGGGCCGCACGCGGTTTGCCCTGCGCCCGCATTCGCGTCAGCACCAACCGCGCGGTATTCAGGCCTGATAGCCACGCCTGCGTTTGGCGGCGGCCAGTCGCAGCAGAGCATTGATCGCTTGGCCCTCATCCGCATGCGGCTCGCTCAGATGCTGACCCGGCCTGCCGATGCGGCCCCATTGCCGCACCAGGCTGGCACCGCCGAAGAGATCAGGCTCGACCGAGAGGCGATAGAAGCGCCGCATATTGCGGTCAGGATCGATCCGCCGCAGCACTATCTCGCGCGGAAAGACATCAATCTGATCTTCAAGATCGCGCATCTGGATCCTGCTCCCCTCGTAGGGCCAGAATAGCAGCGGCAGGCATTTCTCGCCAAGGGCCTGAAATCCTTCCCTTACATTTTGGGTGCGGGGTAAGCGCAAGCCGCGCGCG
This genomic interval from Paracoccus sp. MBLB3053 contains the following:
- a CDS encoding WGR domain-containing protein, with the translated sequence MRDLEDQIDVFPREIVLRRIDPDRNMRRFYRLSVEPDLFGGASLVRQWGRIGRPGQHLSEPHADEGQAINALLRLAAAKRRRGYQA